The Engystomops pustulosus chromosome 1, aEngPut4.maternal, whole genome shotgun sequence genome has a window encoding:
- the AGA gene encoding N(4)-(beta-N-acetylglucosaminyl)-L-asparaginase: MEGGGGSPVLLVLAAQLYAVYSQSPLPLVVNTWPFHSATQAAWKVLSSGGSPLDAVEKGCAQCEVDQCDGTVGYGGSPDESGETTLDAMIMNGNTMKVGAVANLRRIKNAIGVARAVMEHTKHTFLVGESASLFAESMGFVCEDLTTNRSLSIYSKWLDQQCQPNFRTNVTPNPEKSCGPYKPLKPLPESKTTSIQKKVDLRSHDTIGMIAVDRSGFVATGTSTNGASHKIPGRVGDSPMIGAGSYADSSVGGAAATGDGDTMMRFLPSYQAVENMRMGADPTTACQKAIARIQKHVPVFFGAIICANRTGSYGAACSKAPGFTQFRYSVYKPGRSQPLEEMVDCL; the protein is encoded by the exons ATGGAGGGCGGTGGCGGCTCTCCGgtgctcctggtgctggcggctcaGCTCTATGCCGTGTACTCGCAGTCCCCGCTGCCCCTGGTCGTCAATACGTGGCCCTTCCACAGCGCTACACAAGCAG CTTGGAAGGTGCTTTCTTCTGGTGGATCCCCGCTGGACGCTGTGGAGAAGGGCTGTGCCCAGTGTGAAGTAGACCAGTGTGATGGCACGGTGGGATACGGAGGAAGCCCTGATGAATCCGGAGAGACAACACTGGATGCCATGATCATGAACGG CAACACAATGAAAGTTGGGGCAGTAGCAAATCTGCGAAGAATAAAAAACGCCATCGGTGTGGCCAGGGCTGTCATGGAGCACACTAAGCACACGTTTCTAGTTGGGGAGTCGG CGTCCTTGTTTGCTGAGAGCATGGGTTTTGTGTGTGAAGACTTAACCACCAACAGATCGTTATCCATATATTCAAAATGGCTCGATCAGCAGTGTCAACCTAACTTTCGGACG AATGTGACTCCAAATCCTGAAAAATCCTGTGGTCCTTATAAACCTTTAAAACCTTTACCAGAGTCAAAAACTACATCAATCCAGAAAAAAGTGGATTTGCGCAGCCATGATACGATAG GAATGATTGCGGTGGATAGAAGTGGATTTGTAGCTACTGGAACCTCCACGAATGGCGCATCACACAAAATCCCTGG ACGCGTGGGAGACTCGCCAATGATTGGAGCCGGATCCTATGCAGACAGTTCTGTTGGAGGGGCAGCAGCCACTGGAGATGGGGATACCATGATGCGATTCTTGCCAAG TTACCAGGCAGTAGAGAATATGAGGATGGGAGCTGACCCAACCACGGCTTGTCAGAAGGCTATTGCCAGGATCCAGAAACATGTTCCAGTGTTTTTCGGGGCCATCATCTGTGCCAACAGGACAGGAAGTTATG